ATATTCAGTTCTTGCTCTTATATGATATTGCTCCCAATATTCATGTTTCGTACATGGAATCTCATTGAAATATGTTGCAAGCTATCTCGCAACAATgtgtggggtatcatctagttcaTAAAATGGATCGTCTTTCTTTCCATGCAGTGGATCTGTTATTCTCAATTACTCAGCCTGCTCTTGACATTTCCCTACTAATCAGATTAAGTCAAATAGCGACATGCTAGCAAATCAGCAGTTTTTCAGAAATTTAATGTTCACTACTTTCTTTTAATAATTTAACACAAACGAGGTGAATTCAAATCACTCTCGTATTTCACAGCAGAACGGGCTCAAAACAATACTTAATGGaccctgataagtgccacacgtgtggcacggaCACATggcaactccggacgttttttagGGCAAGTTTAATGACGCGGGGATGGCAAAAAAATCAGATGGCAAGTTTCAGTTCTTTTATCGGTTtttttatggcaactttagttgtaaaaaaaCGTTAGGGCCGAAGTGCTCCACGTCACATGTATGACACTCATCATTTGGGTCTTTTACGAGTAGCCTCACTAAACCATGGTATGTTAGTTCAGCTTTACTGCCACGAGGGCTATCAAACAGCTAAATACGTACAACCTAGTAGAATCTAACATGCACTCACGGGCTAGAAGATGCTTCAACTAACCATGTGCGGACTTTATTTTTATGTTCTCTCATTTACGCAGGATGTCTCCATGTCAGCTATGTGCCACCCACCATCTATGAACCCCATGTTGCAAATGCAATCCGAGCCAGCTCAGCCACAAATGCGGCCTCGCAGGAAATACACATCATCAAGCTGAAATCATGCACAGGCAAATGATTACCTTCGCGCCCATCGAGGAGTTCTCGGGTCAATCTGTTCAATGGACTGCTCAGAAGCTTGCGGTTCATACTCTGCTTCCCCGTCAGGCGCTCCCTCGGCCGCACAGATCTGCCCATCAGCGCAAGCACTGGCCGCCGCCATGGGGAACAGTTGGTCTGCTACTGTGGCCATGCTGGGTAGTGGGTAGTGCGGCGGCTCCGTTGGAACCTCGTTGTCGTTGACCTCTTCTAGCATGGCGGTCCTGGCTCGGCCAAATCCCCAAGTCTTATTGAGATTTCAAGCAAATCTCAACAAAAGGAAAAAAGCAGAGCCGTGTGATGCAGAGGGGATTACGTCCTAATCGGTTGCATCTGCACGATTGTCTTGCACATGAATTGGAATGCACCGCGTCCCAAAGTTTTAGCATAGCAGGTTGTTGCCTATGTAGTCTTCGTGCATATGGGAATTGTTGCCTACATCGTTCACAATGCCGCAAAATAAAGTTGCTTGGTTCTCTGGATGTTTTGCCTACATGATACGAGACACAAGCACTGcaagattttttatttttttgcgaggAAGCAGTGCTAGAGTTTTGCCCACTAGTTTTCATCCCCCTGTTGCTAGAATATTGCAGCATGACACACAGCCGCACagctcatgctgctgctgctgccaaaCTCTGTGCTCGTCCCCATGATTTTTATGCCTCCGGAAGATTTTGATCCCACTCCTAAAATCTCACGGAAATGGTGCCAAATTTGTGCACGAAAAGTTGAGCTCTTTTTTCTTATGAGTTGGGCGAGATATTGACTTTCGCTCATTAGTTTTCCCCACTCGTATTTGGCCACTCGTCCCCCTAACACCGCCACGTCGGTCAAAAACCACGTCCTCTACCTCGTGCGCATGGCCGAAATTAACAGGGGATCATCTGCACTAACCTTCTGCCGTGGCCGAAATTAACACTTTATTTGCTAATAAAATTACGGTTAAGTGCATGGATTATTCAATAATGCATGTCAGTGACATCGTCAGTTTATTACAGGCCGGACTATGTGCAAGCTTAACAGGGGATCAAGTTTATTAGAGTTTAGATTTTCTGAAGCGATGTATCGGGAACCGCTGTTCCGGAAAACGTCGTGTGCGAAACAAACGGTGGCTACGGTTTTGGAAATCACTGTAATCGGAAGCCACACCTTTTTCGCTGAACCAAACGCGTTGAGTTAGAGGAAATTGCAAGCAATTGAGATGCTGGCCAGAGCCAGGGCGCCCAGGGCTCACTGAACTGAATGTATGCGAGGACAAGTTCTGGACTGGAGGCGTATTTGGAAGATGCCGTGTCAGAACAAGATTAAGATGTTTACATGGCATAATTCTGTTGCAACACGGACAAATCTTGTGACCAGAGGTGTGTAAGTAGAGGACACTAAATGTCTTTTTCTGTAGCAGaaatgaggaggaggatgctggACACCTCTTTGTCTGTCAGGTGTAAGGAAGTGAAGGAAATCTGGCGGGCCATGGGAAATGAGAAGGTGCCACAGGCCGGGCGCTTGAGGGATTTGATACTGTTGTAGTAGCCGTTGTCGACTATCTATGGTCGTTGCCAATGGAGAAGATCCTATATTTTTTGGTGGGAATGGTGGAATGAGAGGAATCGGGTGAGAAAGAAAGAAACAAGGGCGGCCGCGTCCTGATGAGATAGATACTTCACCGAACAAGCAGGGTAGCTACCATGGAGTTGTGGGGTGTGATCGGTAAGCAAAATCCGCAGACCCCAAAAGAGAAGCAGACCCTCCGAGGCCATAGTTGTACTGAGCCAAATGCCTAACTTGCTTTAACCCTAAAAAAGAAGAGATAGGTTTATTCTGAGCCACATCCAAACACTTGCAGGTGTGTATCCAACATTTTTTCTGACATGTAGGCCTACTCTGAATCATGAAATTCTCGTCACAGGACAAAGCCTTTGGCAACTACCAAATGTTTGTCCCGCAGAGGAGAACAGTCACGAAAAACAAGCCAAAAAATGTCAAATGAAATTTATACAAACTGGATGTCAGACAATCTacaataaagcattacatcaaccatgaCACAGCAGATGAACCAGCTTGAATTTATCCAAACGACAAACAACAAGTCTTCAGACTCTGTCACACACGCCAGGTAATAACAACATAACAATTCACCAAGGTTCCGATTGACTGACTATAACGATAGTACGAGCAAAGCTACTGCAGAAACGAGTACCACGACGGCCTAAAGAGCGAACTAGACGGCTTCTGCTACAACCAAACCATACAAATACTATGCCTCCCCGAAAGAGCAGAGATTCAGAGGGCGCGACCAAGACGAACCAATCACCTGAACTTCGGCTTCTTCGAGGGCGGCCCTCCCTTGGAGCTACTGGGAGGCGGGCGAgacttgttgccgctgctgctgccacCACGCTGCGGCAGCGGAGCATGCTTGCTGCTGCTAGGACCACGCTGCGGTGGTGCGCCCGACTTGCTGAAGGTCTTGACCTTGCGGCGCCTCCTTTCTTCCTCGCTGTCAGACTCTGCGCCATGATCCCGGTCCGCGTTGGTCGCCTCCCGCTCCAGCTCGTCCCAGGTCTTGCCCTTCTCTTCCTCAGAGTCTTCATCAgaatcctcttcctcatcctcgtcTGATTCCACCAAGGACGCGCTGTCGGAGTCTTCCTCTTCTGATTCAGACTCAGGCTCAGCATCAGAAGGCTCATACCCCTGGTCCGATTCCTCTGTTTCCTCTGCCTCAGAATCACTTGCCTCCATGTTCAGGAACTCCCAGCCACCATCGTCAACAAACTTCTGAGGATCATCAATGATAGTCTTCAGGATAGGACGCCAGTTCAGATTCAGCCTGCTCTCATAGTACTTGAGATCAGTGGTGTCCAGCCACTCCTTTATAGCGTCAAGTGAGGTTGACGGGATGGAGTCGATGCGGAGAACATCCTTCTTGAAGTCCTTGAACACGATAGCCATGTCAAAGTTCTTTGTTCCAAAGCCCACCCTCTCCAGATTAACAATCTCTATCTCACCCAGGGTCACCACCAGGAAGGGGGTCTCAATCAGCTCAACCAAGCAAGTTGAAGTTGGAATGATGAAAGCTGAAGCTTTATACGGCACCCCATGGAACCCGAGCTCTCTAAGAGGGATATCAAACTCCAGATCAAGCCCCTTGAACTGTGGTTGCGACCAGTGGTCATTAACCTTGTTGATATAGTTCTGGAACTCCATGTTGATTCTGTTCTTCCGGTCCCTCTCACGCTGCTCTTCTTCAATCTCATCAGGATCAAGGGCTGACCTCCTGCTGCCACCAACAGTTTGAACAACATCCATCACTTCAACATAAAACTGGACATCCTTCGTCTTCTTGTTTCCAACCATGATATGGTTGTGCAGATGGAAATGAAGGAGGGTAATCATTTCTTTCTCTGCTGGCTGGAAGAAAGCATGTTTTATATTCCCGTACATGATATCCACACGCTCATCAGCCCGTGAAGTGGAATATCTGAAACCATTAACATGGGCCTCAAGAGTTCCTGTCAGCTTTCTCCCACGACCACCAAATGGAGGCCTTATCCAGACATCATTAAGCCTCATTTGCTTTGTTTTGTTGCTTGCCTGCTGGAGCTTCTCCTGGGTAACAAGGGTGGCCCTTTCAGCTCTCTCTGACTCCCTTGAAGCTACTTGCCTCCTCAATGTTTTGATCTGCTGCACAACTTCACTGCTATGCCGTGGATCCTTCGAGCGGAATGTAATCTCTTTCAAGTAGATAGCTCCTTGAGACTTCAGATCTTTGTCATTTGAGAATGGCATGCCAGGTACATTGAAGAAAATGCGGATAGTGCAGGTGCGGTTGTCCTGGTGGCTGGTCACACTCTTAACAGTAGAAACATGGAAAGGGACCATACTGCCATATATAGGTAAGAGAACAGCTTCATTCCTCTGATCTACTTGTATCACCAACTCTCTCGAATAAGGTACATCATTCACATTCTTGTACGCAACAAGCTCATTTGAATTCCTAGAAGGACCACGGCCATCACCATTACCAGAACCACCCCCAGCAAGCCTTCTAgcagtctcttcattcttttgacGAGCAAGTTCAGCCTGGTGCTGTCTCCGGAGCTCTTCCTTGGACATCTCCTGGTTGTCTGACCGAAGTGTTGCCTTGGATGGTAGTGCTTCCACGCCATTTGGCTCAACCTTAGCCCGCTTCGGCTTCGGaacttcctcctcatcttcattaAATGAATATGCAACATCTTTAACAGCCTTGGAGCAATTGGTCAAGATCTCTGCAGCCTTGTCATTAACTAAAGCTGTATCAGCTAATAACAAAGAGAACTGCTTTGTCTTCTCATTGTTTGTTTCTGCCTGTATATTACTCAAACCAAGGTTGACATTGAAAATCATTCCCTCTTTTATCAGACGGTCATTCTTGGCATTCAAGTTTAAGCCAGATTCTCGGAACTCAAGGCCAATTCCAGTTCCAGCTGACTTTGTTAGATTAGGAAGCAGTTCAGGGGCATTCTTCTCAAACACTGCAACTGCAGCCTTAAAAACTGCAGACATCTGATTGCCTGGTTTACATGCTGCTAAAGCAGCTTCCTGAGCTTTCAGAAGTGTCTCATACGCCTTACTCTGTGCCGGGGTAGCATCTATCAAAAATGTTCTGGCAACATTGGAACAGTAGTTACTGTACCTGGACCCAATTGCACAGATGATGATACTTGCAGGATCATAGTAGAGATAATCATCATTGCTGGAGGCACCTGGCCTAAGATCAAACTTCCCTCCACTTTGGAAGACAGGAGGGTAGCATATATCAATATTTTCAGGCTTCAACTTCACCTTGGCCTTCAAAGGATCAAGAATAACCTTCTCTGTGTCATCCATCAATGAGGAGTGTGAGACTTTTCTCTCCTCATCAATAACCTTCTCCATGGTCGGTACCACAAAGTTTTTCATCACAGATGAAGTTAGGTAAGC
This region of Triticum aestivum cultivar Chinese Spring chromosome 2D, IWGSC CS RefSeq v2.1, whole genome shotgun sequence genomic DNA includes:
- the LOC123051295 gene encoding FACT complex subunit SPT16; amino-acid sequence: MTDNGKAKSGSGAAYTINLETFSKRLKVFYDHWNGNKSDLWASSDAIAIATPPPSEDLRYLKSTALDVWLLGYEFPETIIVFMQKQIHFLCSQKKANLIGTLKDAASEAVGSDIILHVKSKNGDGIDLMDDILRAVSAQSKSDTPVVGHIAKEAPEGKLLETWAEKLAGGSVQLADVTHGFSELFAVKDATEIICVKKAAYLTSSVMKNFVVPTMEKVIDEERKVSHSSLMDDTEKVILDPLKAKVKLKPENIDICYPPVFQSGGKFDLRPGASSNDDYLYYDPASIIICAIGSRYSNYCSNVARTFLIDATPAQSKAYETLLKAQEAALAACKPGNQMSAVFKAAVAVFEKNAPELLPNLTKSAGTGIGLEFRESGLNLNAKNDRLIKEGMIFNVNLGLSNIQAETNNEKTKQFSLLLADTALVNDKAAEILTNCSKAVKDVAYSFNEDEEEVPKPKRAKVEPNGVEALPSKATLRSDNQEMSKEELRRQHQAELARQKNEETARRLAGGGSGNGDGRGPSRNSNELVAYKNVNDVPYSRELVIQVDQRNEAVLLPIYGSMVPFHVSTVKSVTSHQDNRTCTIRIFFNVPGMPFSNDKDLKSQGAIYLKEITFRSKDPRHSSEVVQQIKTLRRQVASRESERAERATLVTQEKLQQASNKTKQMRLNDVWIRPPFGGRGRKLTGTLEAHVNGFRYSTSRADERVDIMYGNIKHAFFQPAEKEMITLLHFHLHNHIMVGNKKTKDVQFYVEVMDVVQTVGGSRRSALDPDEIEEEQRERDRKNRINMEFQNYINKVNDHWSQPQFKGLDLEFDIPLRELGFHGVPYKASAFIIPTSTCLVELIETPFLVVTLGEIEIVNLERVGFGTKNFDMAIVFKDFKKDVLRIDSIPSTSLDAIKEWLDTTDLKYYESRLNLNWRPILKTIIDDPQKFVDDGGWEFLNMEASDSEAEETEESDQGYEPSDAEPESESEEEDSDSASLVESDEDEEEDSDEDSEEEKGKTWDELEREATNADRDHGAESDSEEERRRRKVKTFSKSGAPPQRGPSSSKHAPLPQRGGSSSGNKSRPPPSSSKGGPPSKKPKFR